Proteins encoded together in one Pseudanabaena sp. BC1403 window:
- a CDS encoding EVE domain-containing protein — MAYWLLKSEPHVYSYADLERDRQTIWDGVNNNLALKHIRTMQPEDLALIYHTGDERQAMGIAEVITMPYVDPKLDDPKRAVVDVKAVRSLPQPVTLAQIKQDPDFEGFDLIRISRLSVVPVSETHWQKILKLANL, encoded by the coding sequence ATGGCTTACTGGTTACTCAAAAGTGAACCCCATGTTTATTCCTACGCCGATCTAGAGCGCGATCGCCAAACAATTTGGGATGGCGTGAATAATAATTTGGCGCTCAAGCATATTCGTACGATGCAGCCCGAAGATCTAGCGCTGATCTATCACACAGGAGATGAGCGTCAGGCTATGGGTATTGCTGAAGTAATTACAATGCCGTATGTTGACCCAAAATTAGATGATCCTAAACGAGCTGTGGTCGATGTCAAAGCCGTGCGATCGCTACCTCAGCCCGTCACCCTTGCTCAAATCAAACAAGATCCTGATTTTGAAGGCTTTGACCTAATTCGCATTAGTCGCTTGTCAGTCGTTCCTGTATCTGAAACCCATTGGCAAAAGATTTTAAAACTTGCCAATCTCTAA
- the gltB gene encoding glutamate synthase large subunit: MEMSRVNTSQSNQSGTTNLIPGPYWLVEERDACGVGFIADKEGRASHKIISNALKALTCMEHRGGCSADQDSGDGAGLMTAIPWALLQKEFADLTIDPEHSALGMFFFPQDRDRADECREITEKIAKEEGLNLLRWRIVPVQPQVLGVQARENQPHIEQAIFAADAEHQKLEQIERAIYITRRRIKLEVKKLAPNLPSDFYVPSLSNATVIYKGMVRSAILDAFYEDLQNPDYVSPYAIYHRRFSTNTLPKWPLAQPMRFLGHNGEINTLQGNTNWFLARQGDLAHPNWVDAKGDRLKDLLPILKPNESDSATLDHVFELLIETGHSPLEAMMILVPEAYENQPDLSDRQAIVDFYEYYSGLQEAWDGPALLAFSDGKIVAAALDRNGLRPARYMITKDGMVIVSSEAGTVDIPETEIIEKGRLGPGQTIAVDLQTHEILYNWEIKERVAKAHPYGEWIKQYRKNLEIKPFAEAPTLDEQKVLTYQTAFGYTLEDVEMVIEAMAQDAKEPVFCMGDDAPLAFLSQRPHLLYDYFKQRFAQVTNPPIDPLREGTVMSLSMFLGERANLLLATPEAAHQIKIKSPVINEAELEDLQSLGFASTKLDMLFPIASGSDGLKDAIAKISDAAVAAVRNGAKLLILSDRLLNADNAYIPPLLAVGAVHHRLCAEGIRMKASIVVETAQCWSTHHFACLIGYGASAICPYLAFETTRHWWGKAKTQMQMQQGKIKSLTIAQVQDSYRKAVEGGLLKILSKMGISLLSSYSGAQIFEAIGIGTEVIANCFKGTVSRVGGVNFADIASELLSFHSQAFPELQIKKLENYGFVQYRPTGEYHMNSPEMAKALHKAVAGDGYDHYEVYRTQLQNRTPTALRDLLEFKSDRPSIPLEEVEDVSKILKRFCTGAMSLGALSREAHEVLAIAMNRVGGKSNCGEGGEDPIRYLPINDVDANGISATFPHLKGLKNGDTANSAIKQIASGRFGVTPSYLVSSNQLEIKVAQGAKPGEGGQLPGPKVSSYIAMLRNSKAGVSLISPPPHHDIYSIEDLAQLIFDLHQINPTAKVSVKLVSEIGIGTIAAGVAKANADIIQISGYDGGTGASPLSSIKHAGSPWELGLAEVHTVLMGNKLRDRVLLRVDGGFKTGWDVAIAALLGGEEYGFGTAAMIAEGCIMARVCHTNKCPVGVTSQLEQFRKRFPGTPEHVVNFLYFVAEEVRQILAKLGYKSLKDIIGRSDLLAQRQDLKLAKLDLNQVDMGCLINLPDTKIDRSWLEHSPTSHSNGAVLDDEILADIEVQQAIANQTDLSKTYAIVNTDRSVPARVSGVIAKQYGNSGLASNLNLEFVGAAGQSFGAFNINGLNLSLVGEANDYIGKGMNGGTISIKPKPDCIFNPADNAIIGNTCLYGATGGYLFVHGRAGERFGVRNSGSKAVVEGTGDHCCEYMTGGVIVVLGTTGRNVGAGMTGGIAYFLDIDGKFCDRLSQEVLKVQRVCTAAGESQLKELIQSTYENTGSSRAKEILDEWSSYLPKFWQVVPPSEQNSPEATDAVPVVATV, from the coding sequence ATGGAAATGAGCCGCGTGAATACAAGTCAGTCTAATCAGTCTGGAACTACTAATTTGATCCCAGGGCCATATTGGCTAGTGGAAGAGCGTGATGCCTGTGGAGTGGGGTTTATTGCTGACAAGGAAGGTCGCGCTAGTCATAAAATTATTAGCAACGCTCTGAAAGCTTTGACTTGTATGGAACATCGTGGCGGCTGTAGCGCTGACCAAGATTCGGGTGATGGCGCAGGTTTGATGACGGCAATTCCTTGGGCGCTGTTACAAAAAGAATTTGCAGATTTGACCATCGATCCTGAGCATTCGGCGTTGGGGATGTTTTTCTTTCCACAAGATCGCGATCGCGCCGATGAATGTCGCGAAATCACCGAAAAAATTGCTAAAGAAGAAGGGCTAAACCTGCTGCGATGGCGAATTGTACCTGTGCAACCACAAGTATTAGGCGTACAGGCTAGAGAAAATCAACCGCATATCGAGCAAGCAATTTTTGCAGCAGATGCAGAACATCAAAAGCTTGAACAAATCGAAAGGGCAATTTACATAACCCGTCGTCGGATTAAACTCGAAGTAAAAAAGCTTGCGCCCAATCTACCCAGCGATTTTTATGTTCCCTCTCTTTCTAACGCGACTGTAATTTATAAAGGGATGGTGCGATCAGCGATATTGGATGCTTTTTATGAGGATCTGCAAAATCCTGATTATGTCTCGCCTTACGCCATCTATCACCGAAGATTTAGTACCAACACATTACCAAAATGGCCTCTTGCTCAGCCAATGCGGTTTCTTGGTCACAATGGCGAAATTAATACTTTGCAAGGAAATACCAATTGGTTTCTCGCGCGTCAGGGTGATCTCGCTCACCCTAATTGGGTGGACGCAAAGGGCGATCGCCTCAAAGATTTATTGCCAATTCTCAAGCCCAATGAAAGCGATTCAGCAACACTCGATCATGTTTTTGAATTGCTAATTGAGACTGGGCATAGTCCGCTAGAAGCGATGATGATCCTTGTGCCAGAAGCCTATGAGAACCAACCAGATTTAAGCGATCGTCAAGCAATTGTTGATTTCTATGAGTATTACAGTGGATTACAAGAGGCATGGGACGGCCCCGCGTTGCTAGCCTTCAGTGATGGCAAAATTGTCGCTGCTGCTCTCGATCGCAATGGCTTGCGTCCAGCCCGTTACATGATTACCAAAGACGGGATGGTAATCGTTAGCTCTGAGGCTGGAACCGTCGATATTCCTGAAACGGAAATTATCGAAAAAGGTCGCCTTGGCCCTGGGCAAACCATCGCTGTTGATTTGCAGACCCATGAAATTCTGTACAACTGGGAAATTAAGGAACGGGTTGCCAAGGCGCATCCTTATGGCGAATGGATTAAACAATATCGCAAAAATCTAGAAATCAAGCCTTTTGCAGAAGCGCCAACACTCGATGAACAGAAAGTTCTCACCTATCAAACCGCATTTGGTTACACCCTCGAAGATGTGGAAATGGTGATCGAAGCGATGGCTCAAGATGCGAAAGAGCCAGTATTTTGTATGGGAGATGATGCGCCACTTGCTTTTCTGTCACAGCGCCCACATCTTCTTTACGATTACTTCAAGCAACGTTTCGCACAGGTGACAAATCCACCGATTGATCCTCTGCGAGAAGGAACGGTGATGTCTTTATCGATGTTTTTGGGAGAAAGAGCGAATTTGCTTCTCGCTACTCCTGAAGCTGCCCATCAGATTAAGATCAAAAGTCCTGTAATCAATGAAGCAGAACTTGAGGATCTCCAATCCTTAGGTTTTGCTTCAACAAAATTAGATATGTTGTTCCCGATCGCATCAGGATCTGACGGGCTAAAAGATGCGATCGCCAAGATCAGTGATGCTGCCGTAGCAGCAGTTCGCAATGGCGCAAAGCTGTTAATTTTAAGCGATCGCCTACTTAATGCTGATAATGCCTACATTCCCCCTTTGTTAGCCGTGGGCGCAGTCCATCACCGCCTCTGTGCTGAAGGGATTCGCATGAAGGCTTCGATTGTTGTGGAAACGGCGCAATGCTGGAGTACCCATCATTTTGCTTGCTTGATCGGCTATGGAGCCAGTGCTATTTGTCCTTACCTCGCTTTTGAAACTACGCGCCATTGGTGGGGTAAAGCGAAGACTCAAATGCAGATGCAGCAGGGCAAAATCAAGTCTCTCACAATTGCTCAAGTTCAAGATAGCTATCGTAAAGCAGTTGAAGGCGGCTTATTAAAGATCCTCTCGAAGATGGGAATTTCGCTACTGTCTAGCTATAGCGGCGCACAAATTTTTGAAGCGATCGGCATTGGTACAGAAGTAATTGCTAATTGCTTTAAGGGAACAGTTTCTCGCGTTGGTGGTGTTAACTTCGCTGATATTGCTTCAGAATTACTTAGCTTCCATTCTCAAGCTTTTCCTGAGTTGCAAATCAAAAAGCTGGAAAATTATGGTTTTGTGCAGTATCGCCCCACAGGTGAATACCATATGAACAGCCCTGAAATGGCGAAAGCATTGCATAAAGCAGTGGCGGGTGATGGCTATGACCATTACGAAGTCTATCGTACTCAATTGCAAAATCGCACTCCAACGGCGCTGCGTGACTTACTCGAATTTAAGAGCGATCGCCCTAGTATTCCCTTAGAAGAAGTCGAAGATGTCTCAAAAATTCTTAAACGCTTTTGTACTGGTGCAATGTCCCTTGGAGCATTGAGTCGTGAAGCCCATGAAGTCCTTGCGATCGCCATGAATCGCGTTGGCGGCAAATCTAATTGTGGTGAAGGTGGAGAAGATCCAATTCGTTATTTACCCATTAATGATGTGGATGCGAATGGAATTTCGGCAACATTCCCTCACCTCAAGGGTTTAAAAAATGGCGACACAGCTAACTCGGCAATTAAGCAAATCGCATCGGGACGTTTTGGTGTTACTCCTTCCTATCTAGTCAGTTCCAATCAACTAGAGATTAAAGTCGCTCAAGGAGCGAAGCCTGGTGAAGGCGGACAGTTGCCAGGACCAAAAGTCAGCAGCTACATCGCCATGCTGCGAAATTCTAAAGCTGGAGTTTCTCTGATTTCACCACCGCCTCACCATGATATCTATTCTATTGAAGACTTGGCGCAGCTAATCTTTGATTTACACCAAATCAATCCCACCGCCAAGGTATCTGTAAAACTAGTATCCGAAATCGGTATTGGCACGATCGCAGCGGGTGTTGCCAAAGCCAATGCCGACATCATCCAAATCTCTGGCTATGATGGCGGTACGGGTGCTTCACCCCTGAGCTCGATTAAGCACGCTGGCTCACCTTGGGAACTTGGTTTAGCAGAAGTGCATACGGTATTGATGGGTAATAAATTGCGCGATCGCGTATTATTACGTGTTGATGGCGGCTTTAAAACTGGATGGGACGTTGCGATCGCAGCGCTTCTCGGTGGCGAAGAATATGGCTTCGGTACAGCGGCGATGATTGCTGAAGGCTGCATCATGGCGCGAGTTTGCCATACGAACAAGTGTCCCGTTGGCGTAACCTCGCAACTAGAGCAGTTCCGCAAGCGCTTCCCTGGGACTCCAGAACATGTGGTCAACTTCCTCTACTTTGTTGCTGAAGAAGTTCGTCAAATTCTTGCCAAGCTGGGTTACAAATCTCTCAAAGACATCATCGGACGTTCTGATTTGTTAGCACAACGTCAAGATCTCAAGCTTGCTAAGCTCGACCTCAATCAGGTTGACATGGGCTGCTTGATTAATCTCCCTGACACCAAAATCGATCGCAGTTGGTTAGAGCATTCACCAACTTCCCATAGTAATGGTGCTGTTCTAGATGATGAGATTTTGGCAGATATTGAAGTCCAACAGGCGATCGCTAATCAAACTGATTTAAGTAAGACCTATGCGATCGTTAACACCGATCGCTCAGTTCCTGCGAGAGTATCAGGTGTGATCGCAAAGCAATATGGTAATTCTGGACTCGCCAGCAACCTCAATCTGGAATTTGTTGGTGCAGCAGGTCAAAGCTTCGGCGCATTCAATATCAATGGATTGAATCTCTCGCTAGTCGGTGAAGCTAATGACTACATCGGTAAAGGTATGAATGGTGGCACAATCAGCATCAAACCTAAGCCTGATTGCATCTTCAATCCAGCTGATAACGCAATTATTGGTAATACCTGTCTCTATGGCGCAACAGGCGGATATCTATTCGTACATGGACGCGCTGGCGAACGCTTTGGGGTAAGGAACTCTGGCTCGAAAGCAGTCGTGGAAGGCACAGGCGATCATTGTTGCGAGTACATGACTGGTGGCGTAATTGTTGTCCTTGGAACCACAGGTCGCAATGTCGGCGCAGGAATGACGGGCGGTATTGCTTACTTCCTCGATATCGATGGCAAGTTTTGCGATCGGCTCAGTCAAGAGGTTCTCAAAGTCCAGAGAGTTTGCACTGCCGCAGGTGAAAGCCAGTTAAAAGAGCTGATTCAATCTACCTATGAGAATACTGGTAGTAGCCGAGCAAAGGAAATTCTCGATGAATGGTCGAGCTATTTACCGAAGTTCTGGCAAGTCGTGCCGCCTTCGGAGCAGAATAGCCCTGAAGCTACGGATGCAGTGCCTGTAGTCGCAACGGTTTAA
- a CDS encoding tetratricopeptide repeat protein yields the protein MVSIEEILKRVQQAETETERQWILLELQMSQMPDDLVSTLWAAAIPHFFDANILAALRPELAEQADKLYEKLKTLTFVEEFPKQGYNIHELTRNVLLNQLWQQDKDEFLRLSQRAADYFFSEKMSSEEDVEFCYHEILNEGEAQTGRLLDRGFDWWTYNQIERLQAAVQGFREHEIADRLDAFGKGFPLHLQGLVKLRSGHYAEAESFFRRAETFYKEINLKNLRYITTLLRDIGNSKQEQGDYDSSIYFYKNALSISEEQLGKNHPDTATSLNNLAELYRSKGRYDEAESLNLRALKIYEEQLGKNHPDTANSLNNLAGLYKNKGRYDEAESHYLRSLKIREEQLGENHPDIANSLNNLARLYQDKGRYDEAESLFLRSLKICEEQLGENHPDTANSLNNLAELYKSQKRNSETIALLERWKAIKRERQETQNKSYADRIWTLGKLYEKCQQFPQAVAAYKETLFLFKHLLDPKHPQILVLKAELARLKKNMKKVKK from the coding sequence GTGGTCAGTATTGAAGAGATACTAAAACGAGTTCAGCAAGCCGAGACAGAGACAGAACGGCAGTGGATCTTGCTGGAATTACAAATGAGTCAGATGCCTGATGATTTGGTTTCTACGCTCTGGGCGGCGGCAATTCCACATTTTTTTGATGCTAATATTTTGGCGGCGTTAAGACCAGAGTTAGCAGAACAAGCGGATAAATTGTATGAAAAGTTAAAGACGTTAACCTTTGTTGAGGAATTTCCTAAACAGGGATATAACATCCATGAATTAACGCGAAATGTATTATTAAATCAACTCTGGCAGCAGGATAAAGATGAATTTTTGAGGTTATCCCAACGAGCGGCGGATTACTTCTTTTCTGAAAAAATGTCGTCAGAAGAAGATGTGGAATTTTGTTATCATGAGATCCTTAATGAAGGTGAGGCTCAGACTGGAAGACTATTGGATAGAGGCTTTGATTGGTGGACTTATAATCAAATTGAGCGTTTACAAGCCGCTGTTCAAGGTTTTCGAGAACATGAAATTGCTGATAGGTTAGATGCTTTTGGAAAAGGTTTTCCCCTCCATTTACAGGGACTTGTCAAACTCCGTTCTGGCCATTATGCAGAAGCCGAGTCATTCTTTCGTCGAGCAGAAACCTTTTACAAAGAAATAAACCTGAAAAACCTGCGCTATATTACTACCTTGTTACGAGATATTGGTAATAGCAAGCAAGAACAGGGTGATTATGACAGTTCGATTTATTTTTATAAAAATGCTCTATCAATAAGTGAAGAGCAATTAGGAAAAAATCATCCTGATACTGCTACTAGTCTGAATAATTTAGCAGAACTTTATAGAAGTAAAGGACGATATGATGAGGCAGAATCTCTCAATCTTCGCGCACTGAAAATCTATGAAGAGCAATTAGGAAAAAATCATCCTGATACTGCCAATAGCCTGAATAATTTAGCGGGACTTTATAAAAATAAAGGACGATATGATGAGGCAGAATCCCACTATCTTCGCTCACTGAAAATCCGTGAAGAGCAATTAGGAGAAAATCATCCTGATATTGCCAATAGCCTGAATAATTTAGCGAGACTTTATCAAGATAAAGGACGATATGATGAGGCTGAATCCCTCTTTCTTCGCTCACTGAAAATCTGTGAAGAGCAATTAGGAGAAAATCATCCTGATACTGCCAATAGCCTGAATAATTTAGCAGAACTTTATAAAAGTCAAAAACGGAATTCAGAAACAATTGCATTGTTAGAAAGATGGAAAGCCATTAAACGCGAACGGCAAGAGACTCAAAATAAATCATATGCTGATCGTATTTGGACATTAGGAAAACTTTATGAGAAATGTCAACAATTTCCTCAAGCAGTCGCAGCCTATAAAGAAACATTATTTCTCTTTAAGCATTTATTAGATCCTAAACATCCACAAATACTCGTTTTAAAAGCTGAATTAGCTCGTTTGAAAAAGAATATGAAAAAAGTAAAAAAGTAG
- a CDS encoding ATP-binding protein translates to MAKLRKLANRTRELEIFLQMAQGNHDCRIMLIEGESGMGKSSLLSRFQQQCPDTVKYVPFDCKGLDSIAAFLSEVVNDLGRAQFPTFVKQLRAFIQGSVDFSENDIEAQTISIAIHGTSIDPQAQEHRLRQLHDAFFNDLERFEHQMVITLDTYQMANKSLQDWIEGTWLRTVVRRLKKVTTVIAGQATPNPSNSVWGHECEYFKLTSINELEAWCEFCDLPDYAIKPILIGLKGHPKNVHEVLLTVINSGQY, encoded by the coding sequence ATGGCAAAACTGCGTAAATTAGCGAACCGTACAAGGGAACTCGAAATATTTCTACAAATGGCACAGGGCAATCATGATTGCCGCATTATGCTTATAGAAGGAGAGTCAGGCATGGGGAAATCATCGCTTCTCAGCCGATTTCAGCAACAATGTCCAGACACAGTGAAATATGTGCCGTTTGATTGCAAAGGCTTAGATAGTATTGCAGCGTTTTTGTCGGAAGTTGTAAATGATTTGGGACGGGCGCAATTTCCTACTTTTGTAAAACAACTTAGAGCTTTTATACAAGGAAGTGTTGATTTTTCTGAAAATGATATTGAAGCACAAACAATTTCCATAGCAATTCATGGGACTAGTATCGATCCGCAAGCGCAGGAACATCGTTTACGGCAGTTACATGATGCTTTTTTTAATGATTTAGAGAGATTTGAGCATCAAATGGTAATTACACTCGATACTTACCAAATGGCAAATAAGTCATTACAGGATTGGATTGAAGGCACATGGTTAAGAACTGTTGTACGACGTTTAAAAAAGGTGACAACTGTGATTGCTGGGCAGGCAACTCCAAATCCAAGCAATTCGGTTTGGGGGCATGAATGTGAATATTTTAAACTGACTTCGATTAATGAGCTAGAGGCGTGGTGTGAGTTTTGTGATCTACCCGATTATGCGATTAAACCAATCTTAATTGGGCTTAAAGGTCATCCTAAAAATGTTCATGAAGTGTTATTAACAGTGATAAACAGTGGTCAGTATTGA
- a CDS encoding type II toxin-antitoxin system RelE/ParE family toxin, translated as MSSNSIEIFLTSRFKKDLSQLAKRYRSIRKDLEPLVEQLKSGEVLGDQISGLNNQVFKVRLKNSNIQKGKSAGYRVIYYVKTETSVVLVTIYSKSDTSDIENNVIEKIIKEFVEE; from the coding sequence ATGTCGAGTAATTCCATCGAAATTTTTCTGACTTCCCGTTTCAAAAAAGATCTTAGTCAATTAGCTAAACGTTATCGTTCAATTCGTAAAGATCTAGAACCTCTAGTTGAGCAGCTTAAATCAGGAGAAGTTTTAGGCGATCAAATTTCTGGTTTGAATAATCAAGTATTTAAGGTTCGTCTCAAAAACAGCAATATTCAAAAGGGAAAAAGCGCAGGTTATCGGGTTATTTATTATGTGAAAACTGAAACCAGTGTGGTTTTGGTGACGATTTATTCTAAGTCCGACACGTCAGATATAGAGAATAATGTGATCGAAAAAATTATTAAAGAATTTGTGGAGGAATAG
- a CDS encoding FAD-dependent oxidoreductase, with protein sequence MLKPVILTVDDDPAVLQAVARDLRQQYGDRFRIVRADSGASALDTTQQLKLRNEAIALFLVDQRMPQMSGVEFLEQASDIFPEAKRVLLTAYADTNAAIAAINTARLDYYLLKPWDPPQEKLYPALDDLLNDWQANFKPEFQGVKVISDRWSPQSHNIRDFLARNQIPYRWLDIETNPEAQKFLQYAGEKGNPCLPLVILPDGTKLVKPSITDIAGKVGLQTQAEKPFYDLAIIGGGPAGLAAAVYGASEGLRTVMIEKEAPGGQAGTSSRIENYLGFPVGLSGSDLARRGVTQAKRFGVEILTPLEATGIRIENNYRIITLSNGSEISCHALILAMGVAWRRLDVKGIDQFTGSGVYYGAAQTEAAACQNEEVYIVGGANSAGQAAMYFSKYASKVRMLVRGESLTKSMSQYLIDQIAGTPNIEVLPFHSVVEVKGSDKLEEIVVKDSQTGEVKTLAASSLFIFIGATPSTEWLGDLIQQDDRGFVKTGLDIEKPTPWQLQRDRFLLETNVSGIFAVGDVRHGSVKRVASGVGEGSICVQFVHQHLANV encoded by the coding sequence ATGCTCAAGCCTGTAATACTTACCGTTGATGATGACCCCGCAGTATTGCAAGCGGTGGCTAGAGACTTACGACAGCAATATGGCGATCGCTTTCGGATTGTGAGGGCAGACTCAGGAGCATCAGCACTTGACACCACCCAGCAACTCAAACTTCGCAACGAAGCGATCGCCCTGTTCCTAGTGGATCAACGGATGCCACAAATGAGCGGCGTAGAATTTTTAGAACAGGCGAGTGACATCTTTCCCGAAGCAAAACGGGTGCTACTGACAGCCTATGCCGATACAAATGCTGCGATCGCTGCAATTAATACCGCTAGACTAGACTACTACCTATTAAAGCCTTGGGATCCGCCACAGGAAAAGCTTTATCCAGCCCTTGATGACTTGCTCAACGATTGGCAAGCCAACTTTAAACCAGAATTTCAAGGCGTAAAAGTAATTAGCGATCGCTGGTCTCCGCAATCCCACAATATTCGCGATTTCCTTGCCCGCAACCAAATCCCCTATCGTTGGCTCGATATCGAAACTAATCCTGAAGCTCAGAAATTTTTACAATATGCTGGAGAGAAGGGTAATCCCTGCTTGCCTTTGGTAATTTTGCCTGACGGCACAAAATTAGTTAAGCCAAGCATTACTGATATCGCGGGAAAAGTAGGACTCCAAACTCAAGCCGAAAAGCCATTTTACGATCTCGCCATTATTGGTGGTGGCCCCGCAGGACTAGCCGCCGCAGTTTATGGAGCTTCTGAAGGATTACGCACCGTGATGATTGAGAAGGAAGCCCCTGGAGGACAGGCAGGAACCAGCTCGCGCATTGAGAACTATCTAGGATTTCCTGTGGGATTGAGTGGTAGCGACCTCGCTCGACGCGGAGTCACCCAAGCCAAGCGTTTTGGTGTAGAAATCCTAACACCCCTAGAAGCAACAGGCATCCGCATTGAGAATAACTATCGCATCATTACATTATCTAATGGTTCGGAGATTAGTTGTCACGCCCTAATTTTAGCGATGGGCGTAGCTTGGCGCAGGCTAGATGTAAAGGGAATTGACCAGTTCACTGGTTCAGGAGTCTACTATGGTGCGGCTCAAACTGAAGCAGCGGCTTGTCAAAATGAGGAGGTTTATATCGTTGGTGGAGCTAACTCCGCAGGTCAAGCGGCGATGTATTTCTCGAAATATGCCAGCAAGGTTCGCATGTTAGTGCGAGGCGAGTCTCTCACTAAGAGTATGTCCCAGTATTTGATCGACCAGATTGCGGGAACTCCTAATATCGAAGTTTTGCCTTTCCACAGCGTTGTAGAAGTGAAAGGCAGCGACAAACTAGAAGAGATAGTGGTAAAGGATTCGCAAACAGGTGAGGTAAAAACTCTAGCGGCAAGTTCGCTATTTATTTTCATTGGTGCAACTCCCAGCACGGAATGGCTTGGCGATTTGATTCAACAAGACGATCGCGGTTTTGTAAAGACTGGTTTAGATATCGAGAAACCTACGCCTTGGCAATTGCAGCGCGATCGCTTTTTGTTAGAAACAAATGTCTCTGGGATCTTTGCAGTAGGAGATGTTCGTCACGGCTCAGTTAAGCGTGTTGCCTCAGGCGTAGGTGAAGGATCGATTTGCGTGCAATTTGTGCATCAACATCTTGCCAATGTTTAA
- a CDS encoding sensor histidine kinase, translating to MLCADTLLQLELFQTLPIERIKWICDRVQPMHLKAGDILFREGDRPDGFYIQVNGITNISRMSQGVDMPIGRHDGLSFFGEIQVLSDDNVPVTLEAVNEVHLYRLSGEDFIDVLHSCREFEKLMFRIVQKRLRGLESFIQTREKMAALGTLSAGLAHELNNPAAALVRSLKDLQPAMLELQRMNLIYGQRQVDDAHTAEWLKIRDLGFEAITHPSINSLALSDREDRLLEWLEDYGVQEAWKLVEPLALGGVEPEILSSMMERWRNDSTELRDMGLRWLALSFDVMAMIGNGLNGAERISTLVQSMKSYSYMDRGAQQKVDIHEGIEDTLRLFSFKLKHGITIKRDYDRNLPQILAFGSELNQVWTNLIDNAIYELENTGSFDGSPATITIRTCHREKCLVVEIIDNGHGIDPEVKNRILEPFFTTKPMGKGSGLGLDVVRRIIENRHHGSLAIESVAGKTCFIVFLPIQDV from the coding sequence ATGCTCTGCGCTGATACTCTATTACAACTGGAACTCTTTCAGACTTTGCCCATCGAGAGAATTAAATGGATCTGCGATCGCGTCCAGCCGATGCACCTGAAGGCAGGAGATATCCTCTTTCGAGAGGGCGATCGCCCCGATGGATTTTACATTCAAGTGAATGGAATTACTAACATCAGCCGCATGAGCCAAGGCGTTGACATGCCCATCGGTCGGCATGATGGATTATCCTTCTTTGGTGAAATCCAAGTCCTCTCTGACGACAATGTGCCTGTGACCTTAGAGGCTGTCAACGAAGTCCACCTCTATCGACTCTCTGGCGAAGATTTTATCGATGTGCTACATTCCTGCCGTGAGTTTGAGAAGCTAATGTTTCGGATCGTCCAGAAGCGTTTGCGTGGTCTAGAATCTTTCATTCAAACCCGTGAAAAAATGGCAGCTCTCGGAACTCTCTCCGCAGGACTCGCGCACGAACTCAATAATCCTGCGGCGGCTCTAGTTAGGTCTTTAAAGGATTTACAACCAGCCATGCTAGAACTGCAACGCATGAATCTGATCTATGGTCAGCGCCAAGTTGATGACGCGCATACAGCCGAATGGCTAAAAATTCGGGACTTAGGCTTTGAGGCGATCACGCATCCGTCAATTAATTCTTTAGCATTAAGCGATCGCGAAGATCGATTACTGGAATGGTTAGAAGATTATGGAGTGCAAGAAGCTTGGAAATTAGTAGAACCTTTGGCTCTAGGTGGTGTGGAGCCAGAGATATTATCCTCAATGATGGAACGTTGGCGGAATGATTCTACCGAATTAAGAGACATGGGATTGCGATGGTTGGCTCTATCCTTTGATGTGATGGCAATGATTGGCAATGGTCTGAATGGTGCAGAGAGAATATCAACATTAGTACAGTCGATGAAGTCTTATTCCTATATGGATCGAGGCGCACAGCAAAAAGTTGATATTCACGAAGGCATTGAAGACACGCTACGATTATTTTCGTTCAAACTCAAGCATGGTATTACGATTAAACGTGACTACGATCGGAATTTGCCGCAGATTTTGGCTTTTGGAAGCGAGCTAAATCAGGTATGGACAAATTTAATCGACAATGCGATTTACGAACTAGAAAACACAGGCTCTTTTGACGGATCGCCTGCAACGATTACGATTCGTACTTGTCACAGAGAAAAATGTTTAGTAGTAGAAATTATCGATAATGGACATGGTATCGATCCAGAAGTGAAAAATCGTATCCTTGAGCCTTTCTTTACTACTAAGCCTATGGGAAAAGGTTCGGGATTAGGGCTAGATGTGGTCAGACGCATTATCGAAAATAGACATCACGGCAGTCTTGCGATCGAGTCTGTCGCTGGTAAAACCTGCTTTATAGTTTTTTTGCCCATACAAGATGTCTAA